AGAGAGTTTTACGTAACTCCTCGTCATTCCTACGAAAGTAGGAATCCAATTCCGATAAAAGTGAAAAATGAGACTAAGAGTCAGCCCCACTGGTTCATGCTGCTTTGAATTTTACAAAGAAGTGCTCAGCAGTAGCTTCACCGTGCTCAAGTTGGTCTGCTAATACACGCAGCGCTAGCACTTCGGCTGCTTTTAGCGCTTCTGCTTTACTGCTACCATAAGCCATCACTCCCGGCAGCTCTATGACCTCACATAGCCAGCGACCATCGGCTTCGCATTCTAATTCAATCGTTAACTCCATCAATTCTAACTTACACCACAATATTAACATTGTCCAAGTCGCCTGCAAAAAATCATATATTTTTTGCCTGCCTCTATGGCCACTACGGTGCAGCTTTTGGGATTTATGATGTGAGTGGACCAATGATCGAAGCATCCCTTGGTTTGGTATATGGCATTTTCTAATTGTTGGCGGTCGTATATCGTCAGGTGTTATGTTTTAAAATACGAGCTTGACACTATTATTTAGCGCTCGTAGAACCAAACATTACAGAAGTAGTGTATCAAGTACGGGGGTAACCATATGTATTTAGACATGCTAAAAAAAATAAGCCTATGTGTTTTGGCCCTTTGTCTCTTTGCTTGTTCAAGTGCAGCAGGGCCAGGGCAATGCCGCGTATTAATCGTGTTACAGGCGACAAAAAGCGTTAATCCTGACCGCACTGGTGAATCTTTGCCAACCGTGGTGCGTTTTTTTCAGCTTAAAGATATTGCCAGCCTAAAAAATGCATCATTTCAAGACATTTGGCAGCGTGAGGCTGAGGTTTTAGGCAAAGATTTAAGTGATGTACATGAAACCACGATTTATCCAGCCGATCGTCAAACGCAAGTAATTCCAATTAAAGATGATGCAGTGTATTTAGCGGCTGGGGCTTTATTTCGTACTCCGCAAGGAAATTATTGGCGAACGTATACTAAACTGCCTCCTTTCGGTACTAAAGATCGTTGTCTAGAAGACGAACCGGGTGGGCCTTATTACTTTCAAGTTGACGGTACGAGAGTTAAAGGTAGTGAAAAACCTATACCGTTAGTAAGGTGAGCTAAAGCGTGGATAGTGTATTTGATACTACACTCGAGCGTGTAATTTGGACAGAGGGGATGCTGGTATCCCCACAGCATTTGCAACAACAAGCTTTATTTAATGAGCGGTGGCTAGCAGCGCGTTTGTATTCAGTGGCGCCCTATAACTGGGGTGTACTGCGAGTCGAAATAGACAGCAACGCTTTAGTTGCCGATCAACTTTCAGTAACTTCTTTTGCTGGGGTGTTTCCTGATGGAACCCCGATTTCTTTTCATAAAGGGCAGCAAGCTACCCCTGCAGCTCGTGAAATTGGGCAAGCTTTTTTAGCGCATCACAAGAAATTGCGAGTTTTTCTTGGTATTGCGCGTGAGCGCGAAGGTATTGCTAATGTGGGCAATGTTGATGACGAACATCAACGTCTACGTTATGCACTTTCTAGTCGTGATGTCGCAGACTTATCAAGCGGACGCGAGTCACGTGTGCTAGTTTCTTATGGTCGTCCCAATATTTTAATTCTTTTTAATGATGAAGCTAATCAAGATTTCGATAGCATTCAAATAGCTGAAATAACCCGTGATGAAGCTAATCAATTAATAATTTCAACTACATATATACCACCATGTTTGCAATTAGGTACATCGTCTATACTGCTTAACGGTTTGCAAAAAATATTGGGACTAGCCATTACCAGACAGCGAGCGCTTGCGGAGACTTGTCGTGAGCGCAGTAGCTCAACCCTTGAATTTCAAGCAAATGATATTACGGCTTTTTTGCAATTGAGCGCGCTTAACTCAATGCTCCCAGTATTGCAGCATTTTATTGATGCGCCGCAAATTTCGCCATGGCAGGCTTATATTTTATTGAGTCAGATAGCAGGTCAATTATCAACGTTTGGTGTTGATACTGATCCAACTACGTTACCGAAATTTTTATTTACCGATCTTGATACTACCTATCAAAAGCTTTTTGAGCGACTCATCCAAATACTTAGTGCTACCGTGATCAAGCGCTACATTTTACTCAATCTCAAACTTTTTCCCAATGGGGTTATGCTTACCGAACTTGAAGATCCGCGCTTGCTAGATTGTGACAATTATATTCTTACCGCTAAAAGCGAGCAGAAAGATACTGCACCAGAAAAACTAGCCATGGATTTGCCTAAGCTCGCCAAAATTGGCAGTAAGACCATGATTAAAAGCATTGTACAGTCAGCTTCAAATGGTGTGCCCATTCAGGTGGCACACCGTGTGCCGCCTGAGGTACCAGTACGTGATGGTGTGACTTATTTTTCGCTAAATACTAAAGATATGGCCTGGAAAGCAGTTTTAAACGAACGTAATCTCGCTATTTTCATGCCACCTCCCTACAATCCCGGCAAGGTCCGCTATGAATTGTTGGGTATTCCCAGTGAGGAGTAATTAAATATGCCACCGCGTTCACAGCCTCCCTCACGATCATCTACTGGTGGTGCAAATCGTGCTGCAGGTGATCGTTCTTCGCCTACTTCAGCATCAGGAAATTCAACTAACGCAAATCGTACGCCTGCATCATCAAGGCGTCCAGCGCCTGGTCGCTTATCAGCAGCAGCAGCGCCTAGGCGGGGCCCATCTAAATATAAACGTGAGTATGAACCTGAACTAGAAGTCGATTTTGGTTTTGATAATGTTAATGAACTAACACGAGGCTGCTTTAATGCCATAATTGCTTTGCGACATTTGGATGAAGCTTCAGCACAAGATCCAGATAGAATACAACGCTATTTCCGCAAACTTGTCAGTAAAATGATTCAAGATGCACCTTTGCTGCGTATACCTCACGAAGACGCGCAAGAGATGGCTTATGCCATTGTTGCTCTTGCTGACGAGGTAGCGCTTAATGGTCCTGCTGCTTTATCGCAATTCTGGATGGCCAATCTTTTACAAATGCATTTTTTTGATGAAAATGCAGCAGGTGAAGGCTTTTTCGAACATTTAGATCAATTACGTGGTGCACGTCGCTATGATATTCTTAAGGTATATTACCTTTGCTTAATGCTCGGCTTTGTTGGTCGTTACGCTATGCACGGTAATGAAGCTGAGCTTAGCGATATTGCTGCTGCAGTACGTGACACCCTTGGACGTGATGGTTTAGGTGAACCAGAAACATTGTCACCGCAAGGTGAGCGCCCAAAAGAAGCGATTATTGAGCGCCCAAAGACTGCAAGATTAATGTGGATACCATTAGGTGCTGTAGCTACAGCAGCGCTGCTATATGTAATTCTTGCTGCAACTATTGCACATCGAGCTGAATCTCTCGTGGAGTTTTTTACAACATTAGTAAAGTAACCGGGGAAGGCTAAAGATAATGTGGCGCTATGTTATTGCCCTTAATGTTTTAGTTCTATTATGGGGCGTTGTTCTTATTTTTGGCCTGCCTTACCCATGGGCAATCATTGGCACTTTAGCAATTGTGGCAGTATTGGTTGCCTTGTTTTTTTGGCAACGTCGTGCAGCTAAAAAGGCCGCTCAAAATATTGAGAAAGACCTCGAACAACAAGCCAAAGCATTTTCAAGTAACGTACGTCCTGATCGCCAAGCTGAAATACTTGAAATGCGGCGTCAATTTCTTAAAGAATTGCAAACGCTTAAAAAGTCTAAATTGGGCGGTGGTGGAATGGCCGCCTTATATTCACTACCGTGGTATATGATTATCGGTCCGCCTGGTGCTGGCAAAAGCACGGCGCTAAGAAACTCTGGTCTTACTTTTTCATCAAAGCGTGGCAATGTACGCGGTATCGGGGGTACGCGTAATTGTGATTGGTGGTTAGCTAATGAAGCGGTAATTTTAGACACTGCAGGTCGTTATGCTGTTGAAGCTGAAGATCGGGACGAGTGGCTTTCATTTATTGATACCTTGCGCAAACATAGGCGACGCAAACCACTCAATGGTCTTATTTTAGCGGTAAGCATCACCGATTTAGCAGGACGCAGCGAAGAAGAAATTGAAGAATTAGTGCGTTGTCTGCGTGAACGTATCGACGAAGTTGTTGAGCGTTTACAAATGATTGTACCAATTTACCTGATGCTTACTAAGTGTGATTTAGTGCCAGGTTTTATGGAAGTTTTTGGTGGTATCCGCAAAGAGGAGCGCGGTCAAATATGGGGAGCAACATTTCCGCTTGAAGGCGATAGGCCTGATCCTGGTCAAATTTTTGACGATTCTTTTAACGAATTAGTTAGTGTGCTGCAACAGCGTACTTACGCTGCTTTAAATAGTGAGCGGCGTATTGATACACGTGCGCTAATGTATCAATTTCCACAGCAGTTCGAGGCACTTGGGCCGTCATTAAATCAACTGATTTCCGGGTTATTTGCTGGCGATGTTTATAGTGAAGCACCAATTTTACGTGGGGTATATTTTACTAGCGGTACGCAAGAAGGACGTCCAGTTGATCTCTTAGCGGCATCGGTTGCTGACGCCTTCGGGGTTAGCGCTTCTGAATCTTCAGCCGAAATGCAGGTAGCCTCAAAGAGCTATTTTTTACGGGATGTATTTGCACGGGTTATGTTTCCCGACAAAGACGTTGCTGTACGTAGTTCACGTGGCAAGCGCGATATGATGCTTGCTCGCGGCACTATGGCGGGTACGGCTTTAGCTAGCGCACTATTGCTTACCTTTTTGCCGCTGGGAGCTTATCGACATAATTCCACAATATTAAATTCTACTGAAGATATTGTGCGATCGGTAAATGAAGGGCGTCAGCGTAATAAGGGTACTATTATACCCCCCGCAGAACTAGAATCATTACGTCGCCGTCTTGAAGATTTAAAACTATGGGAGCAAGAGGCGCCACCCATAGCGATGCGCTATGGTATGTACCAAGGTAACACTATTTTTCCGGCGTTACGCAGGTTTTATATTCAAACCCTGCAGCGCGAGTTATTTGCGCCACTAGTGCTTCATGATGCTAACGAAATGCGGTCATTGCGGCAGGTGTATGATTTTAACACTCGACTTTCTGAAGAAGAATATGGTCGCTATTTTGATAAACTGAAGATGCATTTATTGCTTACTATTCCGCGTGCTGAGAATGAACCAGCAATTGAAGGTGAAACAAAAGAATGGCTAGTTGATAAAGTCAGTAGTCGCTGGGCTGCCGCGTTAGGTGTGCAAGCCGACCAGCCTACCCGAGCTGCGATGGAGGCTAATGTCAGTTTCTATTTAGAATTACTGCAAGCGGATCCTTCGCTGGCTATTGTAAGAGACGGGGGCGCAGTAGCTGATACTCGTACTTTATTAAGTCGCGTACCGTATGAAGAAGCAGTAATCAAACAAATGTTGGCCGATAGTTCAAGTGCCGATCATGAAATTAACATTCGTCGTGTGATGGGGGGGCAAGAAACTCCAATCGTAAGTGATCGTAGCATGAAAGTTCGTTCAATATTTACTCGTTGGGGTTGGGACAATGTTGTTCGTGAACGTATTACCCAGCAAATGACTAAAAGCGATCATTGGGTACTTGGTATTGTTCAAGATGCTAGTTTTGATGCTGAATTATTTTTAGCGCGTCTACGTTCAGCATATTTTAAACAATATATTGAAGAGTGGCGGGTATTTTTAGAGTCACTGCGTATTGGTCAGCCCGCAGATCTTGGTGACTCATTACGTATGTTAACCCAATTAACTCGTGGACAACCACCACCACTACAGCGTTTGATGCAGGTTGTTGATTATAACACACACCTGCCTGAAAAAGACACGGGCGCACTTGGTAAAGCAGGCGCTAAAGTTGGCGGCGGATTTTTAAAAAAGTTTAAAAAGAAGCTAAAGAAAAATGCAGCTGTAGCTGATGATTTAGCCGCTGCGGGTAAGGGTGCGCTTAATAAAAAGAAATACGGTCCAGATGATTTATATACTGCTGAAGATGTAGCAGAAGCTTTTGAAGGTTTTGTTCGTTTTGGCATTGCGCCGAGTGCATCAGCTCCACCACCACCATCTGATACAGGTGCACCAGCAATTATTCCACCAGCCGATCAAAAATTACCATTAGATACTTTTCAAGAAGAAATCGCTTTTTTGCGAGATGCACTACAAGGACATTTAGATAATCCTCAAGATATCACCCCACTTTTAAAACAACTATCTGCAACTCGCGTAACCGTACAGGGAATACTCGGCCAATTAGATAGTAGTTCGGGATGGCGGCCACGCATTGAAGCGTTAACTTGGCCGGTGATTAACAACGTTACGCAAAGCTTAATTGGTATTAAGGCCGATGTTGCGCGCAAATGGTGCAGTGAAGTGGTGTCATTCTATAATCGTAATTTAGCTCAGCGCTTTCCATTGGCAGCTCGCACGGCTGATTCGATGCTTAGTGATGTTGATAGTTTCTTTAAGCCAGGCAGTGGTGTGTTATGGGGGTTTTACAAACGCGAGCTTGCCGGCGATTTGTTACGTTCAGGTAGTAATTTTTCTTTTGATAATCGTTTGGGTGGTATGGTGCGCAAAGCCTACAATGAAAGCTTAGCACGCTATATGCAGCGAGCTTTAAATGCCAGTAATGCTTTATTTAATAGCAACGGGGAATTGCGTATTGAGCTTGATGTAATGATTACCCCCTCACCAGCTTATGGTTTAATGTCATTAGAAGTTGGCGGTGAGTCTTTTGATTATCATGGTGGTCCAGAAGTATGGCATCACATTTCATGGCCGGTTGGTGATATCACTAAAGGTGCTCGTATACGCGTTCGCGCGCGTGGTGGGGTTGAGAGCACTCTTTATTTTAAAGGGGATTGGGGTCTATTTCGTTTAATTCAATCAGGCAGTATTGTTGGACAGGGACGCGGTTCATCATTTGCAGTAAGTTGGACACCTCCACGCACACGTGCTCCTGTTGTTATAGAGTTTCGTCCCTCTCGTAATCAGACAGATTTTTATAAAATTCGCCAACATAATCGCAAGAACGTGGTGATGTTCAAACTCGGAGAATTAGATCCCCCCAGTGCAATTGCCAGAGGTGGTGTTGCGTGCAGCGATAGTGAATAAGGGCTAATGATGATATCGGCAACCTCGGTGATAGATGAATTAACTAATGGGCTTTTTGGTAAACTACCGAGCCATGGTGATTTTGTTCGTATCAATGTCTCCGGGGCAGCATTTGAATTTGCAAAATATATTGAAAATGCCGTTGATGTTTGTCGTCGAGCAAGCTGTGAACAAGAAATTCTAAAGAGTTACTTTCTTTATCGTGCACCAAATTCTGCTACAGCGTTAATTGGTATTCTACAATCTAGTAATGATGCAGTTGGGCGTATTTTTCCGTTATCAGTGTTTACCGCTATTGAAAGCGAAAGTGCAGCAGGAAATTTTGATATTTTACCACTAGCTTTTTCTCCGTTTTTTGAAAGCGCGTTGTTATTGGCTGACGAAGCTGAGCAATTATCTATTGTTGATCTAAAAGAACAAGTTTTGGCTTTGCCTTTTCCAAGTGTTGAAGAGTTTAAAGCTGCCCAAGATCAAGGTGATGCTATTTTGCAAGATACTTCTATCGCTCTTTTTAAAGATTCACCTATTAGGGGTAGCGTTAAAGATTGGGAGGTATTAGCGTTAGCTACAATCGCAGCAGCTTGTGAACAATCATCTGATGTTTCTGATGAAAGTAAAATTGGCATTACATTAGATATACCGTTAATTAGAAACAATGATGAGGTGCTTTGGCTTGGTGTTATTCGGCGATTGTTAGGTGAGCAAATGCACTGTCCTAACATTATCTGGACTCTTCCACGGATATCTCCAAGTATTGGTAGTGTTAAGGTTGAAGTGCCGCCAATTCCAGGTAAGCTACTGGTTAGTTTGGGTGCACCGCCACCTTCAGCCTTAGCTTTTCTTTGCGGTTTATTAGGTGATAGTCCGCGATTATGGCAGGTAAGTTCGAATGATGCTGCTGCTATTGAGCGAGCAAAAGAAACGCTTAGCGCAGAGCAGCTTGCAGTAATAGCAGATCCTGTTTCAACTATTGAATCAGTGGTGTCAGCTTTTGGTGGCTAGCTTTAAGTAGCTAGTTTTAAGTGGCTAAACAGGTGGGATAACCCCTGGTAAAAAAGAGCATAAAACGATGGCACGTACATTTGAACAGATCGTCGAATCGGTAGCTGATTGGTTAAAACCAATATCTGACAGTCAACCTACAGGAGAATCCGCTAAGTTTGATGAAAGTTATGAAGCGCTTCGCGCTGAAGTTATGAAATTAGAATCGCCACGTGGTGAGGTAGTAAGCTGGTCGGCAGTTGTTAATTCGGGCATAGAAATATTGACTAATCGTTCGAAAGACATGTTGATTGCTAGCCATTTAGCCATAGCTTTATATTACGAAAAAGGCTTTTGTGGTTTGGCTGATGGTACTGCATTAATGACAGAAATGGGCAGGCGTTTTTGGCCGGATTTATTTCCGCCGCTTAAACGTATGCGTGCCCGCGTTGGTGCAATTGATTGGTATCTTGATAAAACCAATATAATTTTTGCCCAAATAGATAATCCCAAAGAAACAGATCGTGATGGTCTAAATGAGTTAAAACTCGCCGTCGAAAATTTTCGCACGATGGTTAGTGAGCAGTTCGCTGATCAAGCACCAGCGACACGACCATTGCAAGATACTATTGAAAAGTTAATTTTGACGCTACCGCCTCCACCTAAAAAAGAACCACCACCGCCACTAGCTGCTAATAGTGAACAATTATCAGCCACAAGTACGTCAACGTCAGCAGCTTCAACATCAGTAACCACACCCACTTCTACAGCACCAGCTCTACCAGCTCAAAATGCTCCAAGTAGTGTAAATATTCCCCAAGCTGCCCCAAGTGCCCCAGGCGCTGATTCACTAAGTAATCGTGCGGAATTGGCGAAATTTCTACAAACCTTTGGGCAGTCATTAATTGATACTGGTGACGCATTGCGAAAAATAAATCCCAGTGATGCCACTGCATATCGTGTATTGCGTATTGGCATGTGGTTAGGTGTTTTTGATGCCCCAGCGCTTGGTAGCAATGGTCGTACTATGATTCCGGCATTAAATGCTGATATTCGAACAAAATTCGATCGTCTTTTAGAAGTCGGAAATTATCAAGCTTTGCTAATAGATGTTGAGGCCATGTTACTGCGTAATCGCCTGAATCTTGATTTGTTACGTTATTCAGCCACAGCCATGGCAGCTTTGGGTGAAGCCTATAATGGTGCTCATCGGGTTTGTATTGCTGAATTGAGAAATCTATTAGAGCGTTTACCTTCGCTGCCCAAATTGCCAACAGCAGATGGTTCGTTATTAGCTGATGAGCGTACTAAGATGTGGATAAAAGACGAAATAAACGCAAGTGCTTCAGGGGGGCAGATTGGCGGAGGATCTTCTTGTGCAACTTTACCTGAAGAAGCTATGGCAAATATGAAAAAATTGTTATCTTCTAGCCAAACAGCACAAGCTTTAGCAATATTTGAGCCATTTGTTGCTGGTGCTCAAGATGGGCGTTCAAAAGCACAATTGCGTTTATTACAAGCAGAGTTGTGTCGCAAAGCAGGGGCGGTAAATGTAGCTGCAGCCATCTATGAAGCATTAGATGCAGAGCTATCGATTATGCGTATTGAAAGTTGGGAACCTGAATTGATGGTTAACGCAATTGCTGGGCGTTTAACGTGCTTGCGTTCCCAAAAAAAATCAGAAGAGGTATCAAAAGACGAAAAAACACTATATATGCGTTTAGCACAATTAAGGCCTTCCTTGGCTGTCGAGCTTGGAGCCTAAACTTAAATGGAGGGATTTAAAGAATTTTTCAAAAAAGCAGTTTTGCAAACCGAGAAACGATTCTAGGGGGTATTTAAATGTTGGACTTAAAAGTTCATAAAAGCCGCGTGACGAAAGCCGCGCGCGCCAAAAAATCATGCAAAAGGCTTGCTTACTGCAAGTCGCAGGCAGGATTTTATGAGCACGTGGGCTGCAAGTAGCGGATTTTGTGAAGATCGACGGGAGACATTTAGGGATACCCCCTAAGTGTATGCACATGAGTTCATAAAGATTATACAAAAAACTTAAGGAGTGTATAATGCCGACAGTTGCGCCAAAAGAACGTGTAAATATTGTATATAAACCAGCCACGGGTGATGCTCAGGCTCAAGTAGAATTGCCTTTAAAAATTATGATGATAGGTGATTTTACCGGTAAACCTGATGAAACTCCCGTTGAAGATCGCAAGCCCATAAGTCTTGATAAAGACAATTTTGCTGACGTTATGAAGGGCCAAAATCTTGAAATTACTATTAATGTTGCCGACAAATTAAGCGGTGAAGAAGGCGCTGAAGTGCCGGTAAGTCTTAAATTTTCTAGCCTTAAAGATTTTGAACCTGAGGGTATTGTTAATCAAGTTCCACAATTACGAAAACTTTTAGAGCTGCGCAAAGCACTAACTGCATTAAAGGGACCATTGGGCAATTTCCCAACCTTTAAGAAACGTATTCAAGCGATTTTAGGTGATGAAAAATCGCGTGAAAGTTTAAAGAATGAGTTGGGTATAACCGATGGTGATGCTGGCGCGTCAACCTAAATCTGACGCTTAGTTAAGTATTGAGGGAACTTAAAGAAAATCCTAACGATTAGGAGATTATCATGACTGATCAAGAAGCCGCAGTTGCCCAAAGTGCCGAAGAAACTGCGGGTGCCGAAGTTTCGTTATTAGATGAGATTTTAAAAGAGACCAAATTCAAACCGCAAGATGAAGCTTACGGTATCGCTAAGCAGGGTGTGCAAGCTTTTATTACCGAAATGCTTAAACCAACCCGTGCTGACACTAAAGTTGATCGCGCTACCATTGATGCGATGATTGCTGAGCTTGATGGCCGTATTAGTGTTCAACTCAACGAAATCTTGCACCATGAAGATTTTCAAAAACTTGAGTCATCTTGGCGTACTTTAAAATTCATGGTCGAGCGCATTGATTTTCGCGAGAATATTAAACTCGACTTAATGAATGTTTCAAAAGAAGATTTGGCTTCAGATCTTGATGACGCGCCTGATCTTACGCGCAGTGGTCTCTATAGGTTGGCCTATTCAAATGAATATGGCCAATTTGGTGGTCAACCATACGGTGTGCTGTGCGCCAATTATGATTTTGGCCCCAGTGCTCCTGAGATGCGTCTGTTAACCCAGATGGCAGCAGTTGCGGCAGTAGCGCATGCGCCATTGATTACTAATGCCGCACCGTCATTTTTTGGCAATGAAACCTTTGAGCCATTGCCCAGGCTTAAAGATATTAAAGCGATGCTTGAAGGGCCACAATTTACCAAGTGGCACGCATTTAGAGAAAGTCCTGATGCTTGCTATGTTGGTATGTGTATGCCGCGCTTTTTATTACGTTTGCCCTGGGGTGGTGATGACAACCCAGTGAAAGCGTTTAATTTTAGCGAAAACGTAGTTGGTCATCATAATCGATATTTATGG
The nucleotide sequence above comes from Deltaproteobacteria bacterium. Encoded proteins:
- the tssC gene encoding type VI secretion system contractile sheath large subunit, whose protein sequence is MTDQEAAVAQSAEETAGAEVSLLDEILKETKFKPQDEAYGIAKQGVQAFITEMLKPTRADTKVDRATIDAMIAELDGRISVQLNEILHHEDFQKLESSWRTLKFMVERIDFRENIKLDLMNVSKEDLASDLDDAPDLTRSGLYRLAYSNEYGQFGGQPYGVLCANYDFGPSAPEMRLLTQMAAVAAVAHAPLITNAAPSFFGNETFEPLPRLKDIKAMLEGPQFTKWHAFRESPDACYVGMCMPRFLLRLPWGGDDNPVKAFNFSENVVGHHNRYLWGHASAALVSRISDSFAQYRWCPNIIGPQSGGTVPNLPLHHFDSMGEIQTKVPTEIMLTERREFELSEEGFIALTFRKDSDNACFFSANSAQKPKFFGNTDEGKAAETNYRLGTQLPYMFVITRLAHYIKVMQREQIGSWKERQDLERELNQWMSGLVSDMENPAPVVRSRRPLRKAAIHVEDVAGQPGWYTCKIEVQPHIKYMGASFTLSLVGRLDK